In one Flammeovirga yaeyamensis genomic region, the following are encoded:
- a CDS encoding FISUMP domain-containing protein encodes MVKLIYTVMFALCCMIAFTHCSRDESIPSLSPNAGIDQLELVTEGYLTTIAANTLEDGQTGTWKVVRGEGGIIDDIHLSETIFRGEPGQLYTLEWEVREGDMYSTDWMDISFQPMEVNIYNVLPDTVKDSFTIHFEADSALYGAQGTWSLVGEDSTSGSFSDVHHHMASFTGLPEHTYIVQWTHQYGGTQVSKQMEITFDTLYASAGEDQLGIVTREAPYFFTLEGHLQEGATGEWTILEGNGGNVVTNHLPNSLFQGERNELYTLEWKVMYDNEVKRDTVKLSFGGLHHTWIDPLDNKEYKTVQIGDVEWMAQNYDLDEYVGIAAWYYGQAAEAENHTGHVVSSDEDRRIHGKLYSYTAAELLAPEGWRLPTYEEWWDLVEQFEGQNFAGDHLRAGGKSGIELTYSGYFEMPSYRNQPQFGDMEMMGRYWVKLPEGQTIENSFPQAFQINEGSLVGIGIFIPHYALSVRYIRDVQN; translated from the coding sequence ATGGTAAAATTAATATATACGGTCATGTTTGCCTTATGCTGCATGATTGCCTTTACACATTGCAGCAGAGACGAAAGCATCCCCTCACTTTCGCCTAATGCTGGGATAGATCAACTTGAATTGGTAACTGAGGGCTATCTGACCACTATTGCTGCGAATACATTAGAGGACGGTCAGACAGGTACTTGGAAGGTAGTAAGAGGAGAAGGTGGCATCATTGATGACATCCATCTTTCAGAGACTATCTTCCGAGGTGAACCTGGTCAGTTGTACACTCTAGAATGGGAGGTACGAGAAGGCGATATGTATTCTACCGATTGGATGGACATCAGTTTCCAACCCATGGAGGTGAATATCTACAATGTATTGCCCGATACGGTGAAAGACAGTTTTACCATTCATTTCGAAGCCGATTCAGCTTTATACGGTGCACAAGGAACGTGGTCTTTAGTAGGAGAAGATTCTACTTCGGGCAGTTTCTCTGATGTACATCATCATATGGCCTCTTTTACTGGATTACCAGAACATACTTATATAGTTCAATGGACACATCAGTATGGAGGAACTCAAGTGAGTAAACAAATGGAAATCACTTTCGATACTTTGTATGCTTCTGCGGGAGAAGATCAATTGGGTATTGTCACGAGAGAAGCCCCTTACTTTTTCACTTTAGAAGGTCACCTTCAAGAAGGAGCAACAGGGGAATGGACGATCTTGGAAGGTAATGGAGGTAATGTGGTGACGAATCACTTACCCAATTCCTTGTTCCAAGGAGAGAGAAACGAGCTGTATACATTAGAGTGGAAAGTGATGTATGATAATGAGGTGAAACGCGATACTGTCAAATTATCGTTTGGCGGATTGCATCACACTTGGATCGATCCTCTTGATAACAAAGAATATAAAACGGTTCAAATAGGTGATGTCGAATGGATGGCTCAGAATTACGATTTGGATGAGTATGTAGGCATTGCTGCATGGTATTATGGTCAGGCTGCCGAAGCAGAAAACCATACAGGTCATGTGGTATCTTCTGATGAAGACCGCAGAATTCATGGCAAACTATACTCTTACACAGCTGCAGAATTACTTGCTCCAGAAGGCTGGCGTTTACCTACTTACGAAGAGTGGTGGGATTTAGTCGAGCAATTCGAAGGACAAAACTTTGCGGGTGATCACCTAAGAGCTGGTGGAAAGAGTGGTATCGAATTAACGTATTCAGGTTACTTCGAAATGCCAAGCTATCGTAATCAACCTCAGTTTGGTGATATGGAAATGATGGGACGTTATTGGGTGAAGCTTCCAGAAGGTCAGACGATCGAAAACAGCTTCCCTCAAGCCTTCCAAATTAATGAAGGATCTCTAGTGGGTATCGGAATATTTATTCCGCATTACGCTTTATCTGTACGATACATTAGAGACGTTCAAAACTAA
- a CDS encoding RagB/SusD family nutrient uptake outer membrane protein — protein sequence MKKYIINSLVGMMLTVTSCSDFLEYQPSTQVSPDVAFESVENAQATLVGAYDQLSSPYFDGLYVQIMSDVMGEDLMINSDNNWGWFVTVYQMNVLSTYQWTTNPWAVGYKVIYDCNMIIANAPNINDGDTAAIETLVAQAKALRAYCYLNLIQMYAKNYTTDPNGMGVILATAPAEAEDEDLGRATTQEVYNQIVEDLLYAETHMGVSEYKGMLDQKGAQALLARTYSILNQWDKAKEYAEKAMKDMPLMTVEEMWGGFMLFSNNPEAIFYLDYTRTDNNIYLSLPSFYWPQYGYSSIRADENFINKFDDGDIRKSYFDFYEPIDADNYLVVKFGHNEALGNAHMIKIRASEMHLILAEAEAELGNDTAAQDAVYTIMQRANGGAAKPTETGEELIKVILEERRRELFGEGFRWFDIKRRQETFVREGQHWSKWNISPSDADYYRFTFPIPQGEIDANTKISDEHQNNGY from the coding sequence ATGAAAAAATATATCATAAATTCACTTGTCGGAATGATGTTGACGGTTACATCATGTTCCGATTTTCTAGAGTACCAACCTTCTACGCAAGTATCTCCTGATGTCGCTTTTGAGTCGGTAGAAAACGCTCAAGCGACTTTGGTTGGTGCTTACGATCAGTTAAGTTCACCTTACTTCGATGGTTTGTATGTACAGATCATGAGCGATGTGATGGGCGAAGACTTAATGATCAATTCTGATAACAACTGGGGATGGTTTGTTACTGTATATCAAATGAATGTTTTATCGACTTACCAATGGACAACGAATCCTTGGGCAGTGGGATATAAAGTGATCTACGATTGTAACATGATCATCGCTAATGCACCTAATATTAACGATGGAGATACAGCTGCAATCGAGACCTTAGTAGCACAAGCCAAAGCCTTGAGAGCGTATTGTTACCTGAATTTGATTCAGATGTACGCTAAAAATTATACAACTGATCCCAACGGAATGGGCGTCATCTTAGCCACAGCACCGGCAGAGGCAGAAGACGAAGATTTAGGTCGTGCAACTACTCAAGAAGTGTACAATCAAATCGTCGAAGATTTATTGTATGCCGAAACGCACATGGGTGTGAGCGAATACAAAGGAATGTTGGATCAAAAAGGTGCACAAGCATTATTGGCGAGAACTTACAGCATCCTAAATCAATGGGATAAAGCCAAAGAATATGCAGAAAAGGCGATGAAAGATATGCCTTTGATGACTGTGGAGGAAATGTGGGGTGGGTTCATGTTATTCAGCAACAACCCGGAGGCGATCTTCTACTTGGATTATACCCGTACGGATAACAACATCTACCTTTCATTGCCTTCGTTCTACTGGCCTCAATATGGTTATTCATCCATTAGAGCCGATGAAAACTTCATCAATAAGTTTGACGATGGTGATATTAGAAAGAGTTATTTCGATTTCTATGAACCCATTGATGCAGACAATTATTTGGTGGTGAAATTTGGTCACAATGAAGCTTTAGGTAACGCACACATGATCAAAATCAGAGCTTCAGAAATGCATTTGATATTGGCAGAGGCAGAAGCAGAATTAGGCAACGACACCGCTGCTCAAGATGCTGTTTACACCATTATGCAACGTGCCAATGGAGGCGCTGCTAAACCAACAGAAACGGGCGAAGAACTGATCAAAGTGATTTTGGAAGAACGCCGTAGAGAACTGTTTGGAGAAGGATTCAGATGGTTCGATATCAAAAGGCGACAAGAAACTTTTGTGAGAGAAGGACAGCATTGGTCGAAATGGAATATCAGTCCATCGGATGCAGATTACTACCGTTTCACTTTCCCTATTCCACAAGGAGAAATTGATGCCAACACCAAGATTTCTGACGAACATCAAAACAACGGATACTAA
- a CDS encoding SusC/RagA family TonB-linked outer membrane protein, whose amino-acid sequence MNKFNFFIVFLLITTFSYSTTYAQDVLVKGIVKDATSNELLPGVSIWIEGTTTGTTTNFEGQFTIMVNGPEDQLHFSFIGMEDKLVTVGNQTNIEVVLNSDSEQLDEVLVVAYGTSDKKAFTGAAETIAGESLATRPVSSAASALQGATSGVQVTSSSGQPGSGPTVRIRGVGSMSASSSPLYVIDGVPYDGIGTLNPNDIESMTVLKDAVSASLYGSRAANGVIIVTTKGGKQKEHSRLTVDAQVGVTSLMNNGVKLMNSADYYQQTWNGLFNNQFYLHGKTQNESAAYAHENVEAISGWNPYNMDQPFDYNGNVAAGAKIIQDTDWRNALYQAGRVENYNIGFSHSTEKTNYFLSLGYFDQLGHVKGTDFNRISGRINLDHQINSWLKVGTNNTLSFYNQNAQPNGTAGANPVRAVEIINPTTPIYTEDGDYNWYNTAVLDFNPIGLIEKDIYNTKGNNISSSLYLLFDFNKHLNFKTTGSMNYNSSNSVVYYNPEHGNGSGVNGRGSKSHDQSMALNWSNVLTWDNTYGKHHITVMGGQETYYVKADGLYAESTDFGIGGNPHLGIGAKPEQATSYTSNRSLLSFFSQFSYDFASKYYLNASVRSDGSSRFGENNKFGVFPSVGASWRVGQENFLSNASWINELKLRGSYGLTGNDKIGDGNYLALYSLGSNYGDRPGMTPVQLANPNLQWEKMTLANIGVDFSIFNRIQLSGEYFIKDSDGLLYAQPISYSKGFGSVLTNIGHMVNKGVEITLHTENIVKKNFSWTTDFNLTNIESEIKNIGADQLISGNYLLKEGLSWYSFYLREWAGVNPDTGEPMWFVNVNNTHDEQAEMPETAFDDPHGSGRKVTSEYEDAYRTVNGSALPTLYGGLTNTFKYKNFDFSFLLYYSLGGKIYNYDYAKNMHDGANPGYNLADEAKNSWTPDNKYTDIPRYIVNNEDNGHLASTRFLEKGNYLRLKNVNLGYNLPQSACQKIHISSLRVYFSGENLWTLSNYKGFDPEQELSGSTNDNIPGVATYSVGFNFGL is encoded by the coding sequence ATGAACAAATTCAATTTTTTCATTGTGTTCTTGTTGATTACTACTTTTTCTTATTCCACTACCTACGCACAAGATGTGCTGGTAAAAGGTATAGTCAAAGATGCGACTTCTAACGAACTCCTTCCTGGTGTGAGTATTTGGATAGAAGGAACAACTACAGGAACAACTACCAACTTCGAAGGGCAGTTTACCATAATGGTAAATGGACCTGAAGATCAACTTCACTTTTCTTTCATTGGAATGGAAGACAAATTGGTTACAGTCGGTAATCAGACCAATATTGAAGTAGTACTGAATAGCGATTCTGAACAACTCGACGAAGTGCTTGTTGTGGCTTACGGAACTTCAGACAAAAAAGCATTTACAGGTGCTGCGGAAACAATTGCCGGAGAATCTCTAGCCACAAGACCAGTCTCTTCCGCTGCGAGTGCCTTACAGGGAGCAACATCAGGCGTGCAAGTGACTTCAAGTTCTGGACAGCCAGGATCGGGACCAACAGTGCGTATTCGTGGTGTGGGTTCTATGAGTGCAAGTTCTTCTCCACTTTATGTTATTGATGGTGTACCCTACGATGGTATTGGAACTTTAAATCCCAACGATATCGAATCGATGACGGTTTTAAAAGATGCGGTGTCTGCCTCACTTTATGGTTCTAGAGCAGCCAACGGTGTGATTATCGTCACAACAAAAGGAGGAAAGCAAAAAGAACATTCTAGACTGACGGTTGATGCCCAAGTTGGGGTAACCTCACTAATGAATAATGGAGTGAAACTGATGAACTCAGCTGATTATTACCAACAAACTTGGAATGGCTTATTCAATAATCAGTTCTACTTGCACGGAAAAACACAAAACGAATCGGCAGCTTATGCACACGAAAATGTAGAAGCCATTTCTGGTTGGAATCCTTATAATATGGATCAACCATTTGATTATAATGGCAATGTTGCTGCAGGTGCTAAAATCATTCAAGATACCGATTGGAGAAATGCATTGTATCAAGCGGGAAGAGTAGAAAATTACAACATCGGTTTCTCTCATTCTACAGAGAAAACCAACTACTTCCTTTCTTTAGGATATTTCGATCAGTTAGGTCATGTTAAAGGAACAGACTTTAACCGTATTTCTGGTCGTATCAATTTGGATCATCAAATTAACTCTTGGCTGAAAGTTGGAACAAACAATACACTAAGTTTCTATAATCAGAATGCACAACCGAATGGTACGGCCGGTGCCAATCCAGTACGTGCTGTAGAGATCATCAATCCAACAACGCCTATCTACACAGAAGATGGAGATTACAACTGGTACAATACAGCGGTTTTAGATTTCAATCCTATCGGATTAATCGAAAAAGACATTTACAATACAAAAGGAAATAATATCTCCTCAAGCCTATACTTATTGTTTGACTTTAACAAACACCTAAACTTCAAAACCACCGGTTCGATGAACTATAATTCTTCTAATTCGGTGGTTTACTACAATCCTGAACACGGGAATGGTTCTGGTGTAAACGGCAGAGGATCAAAATCTCACGATCAAAGCATGGCCTTAAACTGGTCGAATGTACTGACTTGGGATAATACTTATGGTAAGCATCATATTACGGTAATGGGTGGACAAGAAACCTACTACGTTAAAGCCGATGGTTTATATGCGGAGTCTACAGATTTTGGTATTGGAGGCAATCCTCATTTGGGTATTGGCGCCAAGCCAGAACAAGCTACTTCATATACAAGTAACCGTAGTTTGTTATCGTTCTTCTCACAATTCTCTTACGACTTTGCTTCTAAGTATTACTTAAACGCTTCGGTCCGTTCAGACGGTAGTTCTCGTTTTGGCGAAAACAATAAATTCGGTGTTTTCCCATCTGTGGGTGCTTCTTGGAGAGTCGGACAAGAAAACTTCTTGAGCAATGCATCTTGGATCAACGAGTTGAAACTAAGAGGTAGTTACGGTCTTACGGGTAATGATAAAATAGGTGATGGTAATTATCTAGCACTTTATTCATTAGGGAGCAACTACGGTGATCGTCCAGGTATGACGCCAGTTCAATTGGCAAATCCTAACTTACAATGGGAGAAAATGACGTTGGCAAATATAGGTGTAGACTTTTCGATATTCAATAGAATTCAACTTTCTGGGGAGTACTTTATCAAAGACTCTGATGGACTTCTATATGCCCAACCAATTTCTTACTCTAAAGGATTCGGATCTGTTTTGACGAACATAGGACATATGGTCAATAAAGGAGTTGAAATCACTCTTCATACTGAAAACATCGTGAAGAAGAACTTCTCATGGACGACAGATTTCAACTTAACGAACATTGAATCGGAGATTAAAAACATAGGTGCAGACCAACTGATAAGCGGTAATTATTTACTGAAAGAAGGATTAAGCTGGTACAGTTTCTACTTGAGAGAATGGGCAGGGGTAAATCCGGATACGGGAGAACCAATGTGGTTTGTGAATGTGAACAACACCCACGATGAACAAGCAGAAATGCCAGAGACAGCCTTTGATGATCCTCATGGATCGGGTCGTAAAGTAACGAGCGAATACGAAGATGCTTACAGAACAGTAAATGGTTCTGCACTACCAACTTTATATGGTGGTTTAACCAACACTTTCAAGTATAAAAACTTCGATTTCTCTTTCCTATTGTACTACAGCTTAGGCGGTAAAATCTACAACTACGATTACGCAAAAAACATGCATGATGGTGCCAATCCTGGCTATAACCTAGCAGACGAAGCAAAGAATTCTTGGACTCCTGATAACAAATACACAGACATTCCAAGATACATTGTCAACAACGAAGATAATGGTCATTTGGCCTCCACTCGATTCCTGGAGAAAGGCAATTATCTACGTCTTAAGAACGTGAATTTGGGGTACAATCTTCCTCAATCAGCTTGTCAGAAAATCCATATTTCTAGCTTAAGAGTGTACTTCTCTGGAGAGAACCTATGGACACTTTCTAACTACAAAGGATTCGATCCAGAACAAGAATTATCAGGTTCTACCAACGACAATATTCCAGGTGTAGCAACGTATTCAGTAGGCTTCAATTTTGGACTATAA
- the parS gene encoding type II RES/Xre toxin-antitoxin system antitoxin produces the protein MLLYCSKYASMGTDIKKEKFDTKKSIKRARALRNKKSLWAIRIRDKEYTWSNKIERVTLIRDRLPYEAIELLSARTELSIKEVLSIFDLPQTTYNKKKRENGLLSGRDSEVVLLLTELLDFGIEVFNNEKEKFNRWLKKPNYSLGGIKPETLFDTVTGIQEVKNALNRLEYGNMA, from the coding sequence TTGTTACTATATTGTAGTAAATATGCTTCTATGGGAACAGATATCAAAAAAGAAAAATTTGATACTAAAAAGAGTATCAAACGTGCAAGAGCTCTAAGAAACAAAAAATCTTTATGGGCAATTCGAATTCGGGATAAGGAATATACTTGGTCAAATAAAATTGAAAGAGTAACACTTATTAGAGATCGTCTGCCTTATGAAGCGATCGAGTTATTAAGTGCTAGAACTGAACTTTCCATTAAAGAAGTACTTTCCATATTCGATCTTCCTCAAACTACTTACAATAAAAAGAAAAGAGAAAACGGATTATTAAGTGGTCGGGACAGTGAAGTAGTACTTTTATTAACCGAGCTATTAGACTTTGGAATAGAGGTTTTCAATAATGAAAAAGAGAAGTTTAATAGATGGCTTAAAAAACCAAATTATTCTCTAGGCGGTATTAAACCTGAAACTTTATTCGATACAGTAACGGGCATTCAAGAGGTAAAAAATGCCTTGAATAGGCTTGAATATGGAAACATGGCATAA
- a CDS encoding RES family NAD+ phosphorylase: protein MKVYRIEREKYLKSTLKGIGAALTDGYRWNSLNTFLVYTAETRALATLEVSVHLDLNEDLPTDRYYVEIEIPDDIKILEIDIEDLPKDWDSRPPILETQFIGDDFVFDGQAAVLKVPSCIVPQEFNYLINPNHKDSSRIKVVSKVPMSFDPRIKQ, encoded by the coding sequence ATGAAAGTATATAGAATAGAGAGAGAAAAATATTTAAAATCAACTTTAAAGGGCATTGGTGCAGCTTTGACCGATGGGTATCGCTGGAATAGTCTCAATACTTTTTTAGTTTACACTGCAGAAACTCGTGCTTTGGCAACTTTAGAGGTATCTGTACATCTAGACCTAAATGAAGACTTGCCAACCGACCGATATTATGTGGAAATCGAAATACCTGATGATATTAAAATTCTCGAAATAGATATAGAAGATTTACCTAAGGATTGGGACTCACGACCTCCAATATTAGAAACTCAATTTATTGGTGATGACTTTGTTTTTGATGGTCAAGCAGCTGTGCTTAAGGTACCGAGTTGCATTGTACCTCAAGAGTTCAACTACTTGATCAACCCCAACCATAAAGATAGCTCCCGAATTAAAGTGGTTTCAAAAGTTCCCATGAGTTTTGATCCTAGGATAAAACAATAA
- a CDS encoding helix-turn-helix domain-containing protein, producing MKEILPLLTLIGATNGLFLSVYLSFKKGLSVQGKLLITTLLIWCFVCLMFALRKILPNEQYLIFASLGSSITTFIYPTFYLFLETGVNKMFKLKKNVFFHFIVPIVFFLASLPIIYWDFTLLFTGELIENTPYIKKVNLFQDYFNATIGIVYLIYFTSKHLNKNALHLKWWKTRTGVYTSIALLYLFVHNFGAYGVLAKSYDLPLSNIGFPVYYLSFSATIYLIFHWVISNKIEVFINKEEIILQEKERVTEGKLKEDLDKIIRYIENEKPFLSNEITLTSLAQEVMLNRSRVSFVINEGLKMNFNEMISHYRIVEAKRILRTEEGRSMKLEVLAKASGFNSKTTFNRAFKDIVEMTPSEYKKWIEKEEFSY from the coding sequence ATGAAAGAGATACTACCACTACTAACCTTGATCGGAGCTACCAACGGATTATTTCTGTCTGTATATTTATCATTTAAAAAAGGACTATCAGTTCAAGGAAAATTATTGATTACAACATTGCTTATATGGTGTTTTGTATGTTTAATGTTTGCCCTACGCAAGATTTTGCCTAATGAACAATATTTGATATTTGCTTCTTTAGGTTCAAGCATAACCACATTTATATACCCTACCTTTTATTTATTCTTGGAAACGGGAGTCAATAAAATGTTTAAACTAAAGAAGAATGTATTTTTTCATTTTATCGTTCCTATCGTTTTCTTTCTTGCTTCTCTTCCTATCATCTATTGGGACTTTACCTTATTGTTCACGGGTGAATTAATCGAAAATACTCCATATATCAAGAAAGTAAATCTGTTTCAAGACTATTTCAATGCCACTATTGGGATCGTTTACCTCATTTACTTTACATCAAAACATCTAAATAAAAATGCACTTCATTTAAAATGGTGGAAAACAAGGACAGGGGTATATACTTCTATTGCTTTATTGTATTTGTTTGTACATAATTTTGGGGCCTACGGTGTTTTGGCTAAATCGTATGATTTACCACTATCAAATATTGGATTCCCGGTTTATTACCTTTCTTTTTCAGCCACAATTTACCTTATATTCCATTGGGTAATTTCCAATAAGATTGAAGTATTTATCAATAAAGAAGAAATTATACTACAAGAAAAAGAAAGAGTTACTGAGGGAAAACTAAAAGAGGATTTGGATAAGATTATTCGATATATTGAAAATGAAAAACCGTTTTTGAGTAATGAAATAACGCTCACTTCCTTGGCCCAAGAAGTGATGTTAAACCGTTCAAGAGTGTCGTTTGTGATCAATGAAGGCTTAAAAATGAACTTCAATGAGATGATTAGTCATTATCGAATAGTCGAGGCAAAACGAATATTGCGCACGGAAGAAGGCAGATCGATGAAACTCGAAGTATTAGCGAAAGCCTCTGGTTTTAATTCCAAAACTACTTTTAATCGGGCATTTAAAGACATCGTAGAAATGACTCCGAGTGAATATAAAAAGTGGATCGAAAAAGAAGAATTCAGTTATTAA
- a CDS encoding glycoside hydrolase family 117 protein, whose protein sequence is MKAIKFLAGSVLIGASILSSCTKPTAPQAEVKDYTHVSQEKLDFLGITDVNHLSAASKRALDWPDSLTNEWFGEFSVQDLKGDLAYEEGVVRRDPSALLHVDGKYYVYYSKSVGKTDGFGGDIENDKVFPWDRCDIWYATSEDGWTWKEEGPAVLRGDKGKFDDRSVFTPEIMEHEGKYYLCYQTIKSPYDVRTKNQVGLAWSESPNGPFKKLEEPILSPANNGVWKGTTQDRFLVEKKGDFDSHKVHDPCIIPFKGKFYLYYKGEQMGEAITFGGRQIRHGVAIADNPLGPYVKSPYNPISNSGHEICVWKHKDGIMSLITTDGPEKGTVQFAADGINFNIMASIPGAPHAMGLNRELNNNEGFGIFGWGLTHKYVNYDYQHIRRFAGKRKTSHKAKNEQTAKQPKATR, encoded by the coding sequence ATGAAAGCGATTAAATTTTTAGCAGGATCAGTATTGATCGGTGCAAGTATTCTTTCTTCTTGCACAAAGCCTACAGCACCACAAGCTGAGGTGAAAGACTACACACATGTATCTCAGGAGAAATTAGATTTCTTAGGTATTACGGATGTAAATCATTTAAGTGCAGCTTCTAAAAGAGCATTGGATTGGCCTGATTCGTTAACGAACGAATGGTTCGGTGAATTTTCAGTACAAGATTTAAAAGGAGACTTGGCATACGAAGAAGGCGTGGTAAGACGTGATCCTTCTGCTTTGCTTCATGTCGATGGAAAATATTATGTGTATTACTCTAAGTCTGTTGGTAAAACTGACGGTTTTGGTGGTGATATCGAAAATGATAAAGTATTCCCTTGGGACCGTTGTGATATCTGGTACGCAACATCAGAAGATGGTTGGACTTGGAAAGAAGAAGGTCCTGCAGTACTAAGAGGTGATAAAGGTAAATTTGATGATCGTTCTGTTTTTACTCCAGAAATTATGGAGCACGAAGGGAAGTACTACTTATGTTATCAAACAATCAAATCGCCATATGATGTAAGAACAAAGAACCAAGTGGGTTTGGCATGGTCTGAATCTCCAAATGGTCCATTTAAAAAGTTAGAAGAGCCTATCTTAAGCCCTGCTAACAATGGTGTTTGGAAAGGTACAACTCAAGATCGTTTCTTAGTAGAGAAGAAAGGTGATTTTGATTCCCACAAAGTACACGATCCATGTATCATTCCTTTCAAAGGTAAATTCTATTTATACTACAAAGGTGAGCAAATGGGTGAGGCAATTACATTTGGTGGACGTCAGATTCGTCATGGTGTTGCTATTGCAGACAATCCACTTGGACCATATGTGAAGTCGCCTTACAACCCAATCTCAAACTCTGGTCACGAGATTTGTGTATGGAAACATAAAGATGGTATCATGTCTCTAATTACAACTGATGGTCCTGAAAAAGGTACTGTTCAGTTTGCTGCAGATGGTATTAACTTTAATATTATGGCTTCTATTCCTGGTGCACCTCATGCAATGGGTCTTAACAGAGAATTAAACAATAACGAAGGTTTTGGAATCTTTGGATGGGGTCTTACTCACAAGTATGTGAATTATGATTACCAACATATTCGTCGTTTTGCAGGAAAGCGTAAAACATCGCATAAAGCGAAAAACGAACAAACTGCTAAACAACCAAAAGCTACGAGATAA
- a CDS encoding L-rhamnose/proton symporter RhaT — protein sequence MIEGVLWSIFAGLMLGLYALPEKFTKEFEFENTWGLFFAINTFIIPNIAVYFLVDNFGDILAAVPTNVMIGMAVASFLWGIGVMMWGKAINYIGLSLGFSLFIGTIILIGSLIPFMIDGIPEFQVFATIMLGILIVLFGVMSNGRAGLLKQKEDDKGEEVKSDNMITGISIAVVGGLLATGFNYANSVGAGVIHEASVAAGNPEWVSAIIVMYIIYVFGGISIASYFSYQLTKKKLWSNFVTPQFPRNTVLATVMGIFNFSASALFGFAAFTLGSTGGTVGYAIFNTVSVGVAIVGGIITKEWITAPKKAKTSLYLGLACMIVGITVIAFGNSLGTV from the coding sequence ATGATTGAAGGAGTTTTATGGTCGATTTTTGCAGGACTGATGCTCGGTCTTTATGCATTACCAGAAAAGTTTACGAAAGAATTTGAATTCGAAAATACGTGGGGTTTATTCTTCGCCATCAACACATTTATTATTCCGAACATTGCCGTTTATTTCTTAGTAGATAACTTCGGCGATATTCTAGCTGCAGTACCTACCAATGTAATGATCGGTATGGCTGTTGCCTCTTTCCTTTGGGGTATTGGTGTAATGATGTGGGGTAAAGCCATTAACTACATTGGTTTATCACTTGGTTTTTCTCTGTTTATAGGTACCATTATTTTAATTGGTTCTCTTATTCCATTTATGATTGATGGTATACCTGAATTTCAAGTATTTGCCACTATCATGTTAGGTATCCTGATTGTATTATTCGGGGTAATGAGTAACGGTAGAGCAGGTCTATTAAAGCAAAAAGAAGATGATAAAGGCGAGGAAGTGAAAAGTGATAACATGATCACTGGTATTTCTATTGCTGTAGTGGGTGGATTATTAGCAACAGGTTTTAACTACGCAAACTCAGTAGGTGCAGGTGTGATTCACGAGGCAAGTGTTGCAGCAGGCAACCCTGAGTGGGTAAGTGCAATTATTGTAATGTATATCATTTATGTTTTTGGTGGTATTTCTATTGCTTCTTATTTCTCTTACCAGTTAACAAAGAAGAAATTATGGAGCAACTTTGTCACTCCTCAATTCCCAAGAAATACAGTTTTAGCTACTGTAATGGGTATTTTTAACTTCTCTGCTTCAGCATTATTTGGTTTTGCCGCCTTTACTTTAGGTTCAACAGGAGGTACTGTAGGATATGCTATTTTCAATACGGTATCTGTTGGAGTTGCTATTGTAGGAGGTATTATTACTAAAGAATGGATTACTGCTCCAAAGAAAGCAAAAACATCACTTTATCTGGGGTTAGCGTGTATGATCGTAGGGATTACAGTGATTGCTTTTGGCAATAGCTTAGGCACAGTTTAG